Proteins from a genomic interval of Streptomyces sp. NBC_00820:
- a CDS encoding helix-turn-helix transcriptional regulator, protein MATAELGAAIHRWRDRLSPGDAGLPPGGRRRAAGLRREELAHLAGISVDYVTRLEQGRATNPSSQVVEALTRALRLSAPERDHLYRLAGLAPPSPKTVPVFIPPSVQRLLDRLAGTPVAVCDATWTLLVANPPYAALMGDPSGLRGNELNGVWRHFLSPSDRVAYTPEALAAFEAALVADLRTAAQRYPADRRLRALLAELRDRSARFAALWDSGTVGIHDAARKTVTHPVVGPLTLDCDVLSVAGSDLRIMVYTAEPGTEDAERLSLLMVLGTQDVTSPH, encoded by the coding sequence ATGGCGACTGCGGAACTCGGAGCGGCGATCCACCGCTGGCGCGACCGGCTCTCACCCGGCGACGCCGGCCTGCCCCCGGGCGGCCGCAGGCGCGCCGCCGGGCTGCGCCGCGAGGAGCTGGCACATCTGGCCGGGATCTCCGTCGACTACGTGACGCGGCTGGAGCAGGGCCGCGCCACCAACCCCTCGTCCCAGGTCGTGGAGGCGCTGACGCGAGCGCTGCGCCTCTCGGCGCCCGAACGGGACCACCTCTACCGGCTGGCCGGCCTCGCGCCCCCCAGCCCGAAGACGGTGCCCGTCTTCATCCCGCCCAGCGTGCAACGCCTCCTGGACCGGCTCGCCGGGACCCCGGTCGCGGTCTGCGACGCCACCTGGACGCTGCTTGTCGCCAATCCGCCGTACGCGGCCCTGATGGGCGACCCGTCCGGCCTGCGCGGCAACGAACTCAACGGCGTGTGGCGCCACTTCCTCAGCCCCTCGGACCGAGTCGCCTACACCCCCGAGGCGCTCGCCGCCTTCGAGGCCGCCCTCGTCGCCGACCTGCGCACGGCGGCCCAGCGCTATCCGGCCGACCGCCGTCTACGGGCCCTGCTCGCCGAACTCCGCGACCGCAGCGCCCGGTTCGCCGCCCTCTGGGACAGCGGCACGGTGGGCATCCACGACGCGGCCCGCAAGACCGTCACGCACCCCGTGGTGGGCCCCCTCACCCTCGACTGCGACGTCCTCTCCGTCGCCGGCAGCGACCTGCGCATCATGGTCTACACGGCCGAGCCCGGCACGGAGGACGCGGAGCGGCTCTCGCTGCTGATGGTGCTGGGGACACAGGACGTCACCTCGCCCCACTGA
- a CDS encoding ester cyclase, whose translation MPEDDVRAIARRMYDAFNARDLTAAEAIFSTDFVSHPLGTVGVDSVVKAWSGLHATFPGIEVVVEDMLVDADRVAVRTTLHGIPAGTGERPPPSMMEIFHVRDGRIAELRGMSTLHRPPSSDTPPA comes from the coding sequence ATGCCAGAGGACGACGTACGAGCCATCGCTCGGCGCATGTACGACGCGTTCAACGCCCGTGACCTCACCGCGGCGGAGGCGATCTTCTCCACGGACTTCGTGAGCCACCCCCTGGGAACCGTCGGGGTCGACAGCGTCGTCAAGGCCTGGAGCGGCCTCCACGCCACGTTCCCCGGCATCGAGGTCGTCGTGGAGGACATGCTGGTGGACGCGGACAGGGTCGCGGTCCGCACGACCCTGCACGGCATCCCGGCGGGCACCGGGGAGCGGCCTCCGCCCTCGATGATGGAGATCTTCCACGTGCGCGACGGCCGCATCGCCGAACTCCGGGGCATGTCCACGCTCCACCGCCCGCCGAGCAGCGACACACCCCCGGCCTGA
- the meaB gene encoding methylmalonyl Co-A mutase-associated GTPase MeaB yields the protein MAPIDLGTYVKGVLDGKRAIVARAITLVESTRPQHRALAQELLTELLPHSGRARRIGVSGVPGVGKSTFIDAFGTLLTSLGHRVAVLAVDPSSTRTGGSILGDKTRMERLAVDPAAFVRPSPSAGTLGGVAKATRESMVVMEAAGYDVILVETVGVGQSETAVADMVDSFLLLTLARTGDQLQGIKKGVLELADVIAVNKADGPHERDARTAARELAGALRLMHGKDASWTPPVLHCSARESRGLDTVWERLEQHRTLLDATGRLAAKRREQQVGWTWTMVRDELLGRLHADPAVREAAPLLEQQVRDGSLTATLAAERILRAFETGTRPAPEE from the coding sequence ATGGCACCCATCGATCTCGGCACGTACGTGAAGGGTGTGCTCGACGGGAAGCGGGCGATCGTGGCCCGCGCCATCACGCTCGTCGAGTCCACCCGGCCCCAGCACCGGGCACTGGCCCAGGAGTTGCTCACCGAGCTGCTCCCGCACAGCGGCCGGGCGCGGCGGATCGGCGTCAGCGGGGTGCCGGGCGTGGGCAAGTCGACGTTCATCGACGCGTTCGGCACCCTGCTGACCTCGCTGGGCCACCGGGTGGCCGTCCTCGCCGTGGACCCCTCCTCCACGCGCACGGGCGGCTCCATCCTGGGCGACAAGACCCGGATGGAACGCCTGGCGGTGGACCCCGCCGCCTTCGTCCGTCCCTCCCCCAGCGCGGGCACGCTGGGCGGGGTCGCGAAGGCCACCCGGGAGTCCATGGTGGTCATGGAGGCGGCCGGCTACGACGTGATCCTCGTGGAGACCGTGGGCGTCGGCCAGTCGGAGACCGCGGTCGCCGACATGGTCGACTCCTTCCTCCTGCTGACACTGGCCCGCACCGGCGACCAGCTGCAGGGCATCAAGAAGGGTGTCCTGGAGCTGGCCGACGTGATCGCCGTGAACAAGGCGGACGGTCCGCACGAGCGGGACGCGAGGACCGCCGCCCGTGAACTGGCGGGCGCACTGCGCCTGATGCACGGCAAGGACGCCTCCTGGACGCCGCCGGTGCTGCACTGCAGCGCCCGGGAGTCCAGGGGCCTGGACACGGTGTGGGAGCGGCTGGAACAGCACCGCACCCTGCTCGACGCCACCGGCCGCCTCGCCGCCAAACGGCGGGAGCAGCAGGTCGGCTGGACCTGGACCATGGTCCGCGACGAACTCCTCGGCCGCCTGCACGCCGACCCCGCCGTACGCGAGGCCGCCCCGCTCCTCGAACAGCAGGTCAGGGACGGCTCGTTGACGGCCACGCTGGCGGCGGAACGGATCCTGCGGGCGTTCGAGACGGGAACGCGCCCGGCTCCGGAGGAATGA
- the scpA gene encoding methylmalonyl-CoA mutase codes for MGIPDFSGIELGNPVADGTAEEWRAAVERATGGEEPLWETPEGIGVKPLYTGRDLEGLDFLGTFPGMAPYLRGPYPTMYVNQPWTIRQYAGFSTAEESNAFYRRNLAAGQKGLSVAFDLPTHRGYDSGHPRVTGDVGMAGVAIDSIYDMRQLFDGIPLDKMSVSMTMNGAVLPVLALYIVAAEEQGVPPEKLAGTIQNDILKEFMVRNTYIYPPKPSMRIISDIFAYTSQRMPRYNSISISGYHIQEAGATADLELAYTLADGVEYLRAGREAGLDVDAFAPRLSFFWAIGMNFFMEIAKLRAARLLWAKLVDQFEPKNAKSLSLRTHSQTSGWSLTAQDVFNNVTRTCVEAMAATQGHTQSLHTNALDEALALPTDFSARIARNTQLLIQQESGTTRVIDPWGGSAYVEKLTYDLARKAWQHIQEVEQAGGMAQAIDAGIPKLRVEEAAARTQARIDSGRQPVIGVNKYRVDSDEQIEVLKVDNSSVRTQQIEKLRRLRAERDETACRSALDALTRAADGDGNLLELAVRAARAKATVGEISDALEKVYGRHASQIRTISGVYRNEAGESPNVDRTRALVDAFEEAEGRRPRILVAKMGQDGHDRGQKVIATAFADLGFDVDVGPLFQTPEEVARQAVEADVHVVGVSSLAAGHLTLVPALREQLAEEGRADIMIVVGGVIPPQDVPTLLEMGATAVFPPGTVIPDAAYDLVTRLSADLGHDL; via the coding sequence ATGGGAATCCCCGACTTCTCCGGCATCGAGCTGGGGAACCCCGTCGCCGACGGCACGGCCGAGGAGTGGCGTGCGGCCGTCGAGCGGGCCACGGGCGGCGAGGAGCCGCTGTGGGAGACCCCGGAGGGCATCGGGGTCAAGCCGCTGTACACCGGCCGTGACCTGGAGGGCCTGGACTTCCTCGGCACCTTCCCGGGCATGGCGCCGTACCTGCGCGGCCCGTACCCGACGATGTACGTCAACCAGCCCTGGACGATCCGCCAGTACGCGGGCTTCTCCACCGCCGAGGAGTCCAACGCGTTCTACCGGCGCAACCTGGCGGCCGGCCAGAAGGGCCTGTCGGTCGCCTTCGACCTGCCCACGCACCGGGGTTACGACAGCGGCCACCCGCGCGTGACCGGTGACGTCGGCATGGCGGGCGTGGCGATCGACTCGATCTACGACATGCGGCAGCTGTTCGACGGCATCCCGCTGGACAAGATGTCCGTGTCGATGACGATGAACGGCGCCGTGCTGCCGGTGCTCGCGCTGTACATCGTGGCGGCGGAGGAACAGGGCGTACCGCCCGAGAAGCTGGCCGGGACCATCCAGAACGACATCCTCAAGGAGTTCATGGTCCGCAACACCTACATCTATCCGCCGAAGCCGTCGATGCGGATCATCTCCGACATCTTCGCGTACACCTCGCAGCGGATGCCGCGCTACAACTCCATCTCCATCTCCGGGTATCACATCCAGGAGGCGGGGGCGACGGCCGACCTGGAGCTGGCGTACACCCTCGCGGACGGTGTGGAGTACCTCCGCGCAGGGCGTGAAGCGGGCCTGGACGTCGACGCGTTCGCGCCCCGGCTGTCCTTCTTCTGGGCGATTGGCATGAACTTCTTCATGGAGATCGCCAAGCTGCGGGCGGCGCGACTGCTGTGGGCCAAGCTCGTCGACCAGTTCGAACCGAAGAACGCCAAGTCCCTCTCCCTGCGCACCCATTCGCAGACCTCGGGCTGGTCGCTGACCGCGCAGGACGTGTTCAACAACGTCACCCGCACGTGTGTGGAGGCGATGGCGGCGACCCAGGGCCACACCCAGTCGCTGCACACCAACGCGCTCGACGAGGCCCTCGCGCTGCCCACCGACTTCTCGGCGCGCATCGCCCGCAACACCCAGCTGCTCATCCAGCAGGAGTCGGGCACGACCCGGGTCATCGACCCGTGGGGCGGCAGCGCGTACGTCGAGAAGCTGACGTACGACCTCGCCCGCAAGGCCTGGCAGCACATCCAGGAGGTCGAGCAGGCGGGCGGCATGGCGCAGGCCATCGACGCGGGCATCCCCAAGCTGCGCGTGGAGGAGGCGGCGGCCCGCACCCAGGCCCGCATCGACTCCGGGCGCCAGCCGGTCATCGGCGTGAACAAGTACCGGGTGGACTCCGACGAGCAGATCGAGGTCCTCAAGGTCGACAACTCCTCCGTGCGCACGCAGCAGATCGAGAAGCTGCGGCGGCTGCGTGCCGAGCGGGACGAGACGGCGTGCCGGTCGGCGCTGGACGCGCTCACGCGGGCGGCCGACGGCGACGGCAACCTGCTGGAGCTGGCCGTGCGCGCGGCCCGCGCCAAGGCCACCGTCGGCGAGATCTCCGACGCCCTGGAGAAGGTGTACGGCCGGCACGCGAGTCAGATCCGTACCATCTCCGGCGTGTACCGCAACGAAGCAGGCGAGTCGCCGAACGTGGACCGCACCCGTGCCCTGGTGGACGCCTTCGAGGAGGCCGAGGGGCGCCGGCCGCGCATCCTGGTCGCCAAGATGGGCCAGGACGGCCACGACCGCGGCCAGAAGGTGATCGCCACCGCCTTCGCCGACCTCGGCTTCGACGTCGACGTCGGCCCGCTGTTCCAGACCCCGGAGGAGGTGGCCCGCCAGGCGGTCGAGGCGGACGTCCACGTGGTCGGCGTGTCCTCGCTGGCGGCCGGCCACCTCACCCTCGTACCGGCGCTGCGCGAGCAGCTCGCCGAGGAGGGCCGGGCGGACATCATGATCGTGGTCGGCGGGGTGATCCCGCCGCAGGACGTGCCGACGCTGCTGGAGATGGGCGCCACGGCCGTGTTCCCGCCCGGGACGGTGATCCCGGACGCGGCGTACGACCTGGTGACGCGGCTGTCGGCCGACCTCGGCCACGACCTGTAG
- a CDS encoding methylmalonyl-CoA mutase family protein, producing the protein MTVLPDDGLSLAAEFPDTTHEQWQRLVEGVLRKSGKEVSGAAAEDALSTTLEDGLRTRPLYTARDGAPEPGLPGFAPFVRGGRPEGNTAGGWDVRQRHAALGDGADSAVLADLENGVTSLWLVLGEGGIPVSELGRALDGVFLDLAPVALDAGRDTEAAAEALLRLYEEKGVDPKAVRGSLGADPLGHEARTGTPLDFTPVAALATRCAEHYPGLRALTVDALPYHEAGGSAAQELGASLATGVAYLRELTEAGLGAEQAVAQLEFRYAATADQFLTIAKLRAARRLWARVAEVCGAPGAGAQVQHAVTSPVMMSRRDPWVNMLRTTVATLAAGVGGADSVTVLPFDHALGLPDAFGRRIARNTSTILVEESHLARVVDPAGGSWYVERLTDELAEAAWEFFRSIERDGGMAAVLRSGRIREDLASTWRARTARLAKRREPITGVSEFPLLAEKPVEREPAPEPPSGGLPRVRRDEAYEALRARSDAHLAATGARPRVFLATLGSAAEYTARATFAANLFQAGGIEPVTDGTFEDSGATEAVLCSSDAVYAEQAEPAAESLRASGARHVALAGRGDHSGIDSYVFAGCDAVAVLSATLDRMGVS; encoded by the coding sequence ATGACGGTCCTGCCTGACGACGGGCTCTCCCTGGCCGCCGAGTTCCCTGACACGACGCACGAGCAGTGGCAACGCCTGGTGGAGGGTGTGCTGCGCAAGTCGGGCAAGGAAGTCTCTGGCGCGGCAGCTGAGGACGCCCTGTCCACGACGCTGGAGGACGGGCTGCGCACCCGGCCTCTGTACACCGCGCGCGACGGCGCGCCCGAGCCCGGACTGCCGGGGTTCGCGCCCTTCGTGCGCGGTGGCCGCCCCGAGGGGAACACCGCGGGCGGCTGGGACGTACGGCAGCGGCACGCGGCGCTCGGTGACGGCGCCGACAGCGCGGTGCTGGCCGACCTGGAGAACGGCGTCACCTCGCTGTGGCTGGTGCTGGGCGAGGGCGGCATCCCGGTCTCCGAGCTGGGCCGCGCCCTGGACGGCGTCTTCCTCGACCTGGCGCCGGTCGCCCTGGACGCGGGCCGCGACACCGAGGCCGCCGCCGAGGCGCTGCTGCGGCTGTACGAGGAGAAGGGCGTCGACCCCAAGGCCGTACGCGGCAGCCTGGGCGCCGACCCGCTCGGACACGAGGCCCGCACCGGCACCCCCCTGGACTTCACGCCCGTGGCCGCCCTGGCCACGCGCTGCGCCGAGCACTACCCCGGACTGCGCGCGCTGACCGTGGACGCGCTGCCGTACCACGAGGCGGGCGGCTCGGCCGCGCAGGAGCTGGGCGCCTCCCTGGCCACCGGTGTGGCCTACCTGCGGGAGCTGACCGAGGCGGGGCTGGGGGCCGAGCAGGCCGTCGCCCAGCTGGAGTTCCGGTACGCGGCCACCGCCGACCAGTTCCTGACCATCGCCAAGCTGCGCGCGGCGCGCCGGCTGTGGGCGCGGGTCGCCGAGGTGTGCGGGGCGCCCGGCGCGGGCGCGCAGGTGCAGCACGCGGTGACGTCGCCGGTGATGATGAGCCGCCGCGACCCGTGGGTGAACATGCTGCGCACGACGGTCGCGACGCTCGCGGCCGGGGTGGGCGGCGCCGACTCCGTGACCGTGCTGCCGTTCGACCACGCGCTCGGCCTGCCGGACGCGTTCGGCAGGCGTATCGCGCGCAACACCTCCACGATCCTGGTCGAGGAGTCGCATCTGGCCCGGGTCGTCGACCCGGCGGGCGGTTCCTGGTACGTGGAGCGGCTGACGGACGAACTCGCCGAAGCCGCCTGGGAGTTCTTCCGGTCGATCGAGCGCGACGGTGGCATGGCGGCCGTACTGCGCTCGGGCCGGATCCGCGAGGACCTCGCGTCGACCTGGCGGGCGCGCACGGCGCGGCTCGCCAAGCGCCGCGAACCCATCACCGGCGTCAGCGAGTTCCCGCTCCTCGCCGAGAAGCCGGTGGAGCGCGAACCCGCGCCCGAGCCGCCGTCCGGCGGCCTGCCCAGGGTGCGCCGGGACGAGGCCTACGAGGCCCTGCGCGCCCGCTCCGACGCCCACCTCGCGGCGACCGGCGCCCGCCCCCGCGTCTTCCTCGCCACGCTCGGCTCGGCCGCCGAGTACACCGCCCGCGCGACGTTCGCCGCCAACCTCTTCCAGGCGGGCGGCATCGAGCCGGTCACCGACGGCACCTTCGAGGACAGCGGCGCCACGGAGGCCGTGCTGTGCTCCAGCGACGCCGTGTACGCCGAACAGGCCGAGCCGGCCGCCGAGTCGCTGCGCGCGTCCGGCGCCCGGCACGTGGCCCTCGCGGGCCGCGGGGACCACTCCGGCATCGACTCGTACGTCTTCGCGGGCTGTGACGCCGTAGCCGTGCTGTCCGCGACCCTCGACCGCATGGGAGTGTCCTGA
- a CDS encoding NAD(P)H-binding protein, protein MIAVTGATGNVGRALVERLTAAHHPVRALTRDPERAGLPGSAEVVKFRPDDAAALFEGTTRLFLYVQAAGPHTPALLAAAREAGVRHVVLLSSGIIEDGADETHPIHVMHATAERQIRDSGLAWTFLRPNAFAANALQWARQLRTGDTVRGVYANMVTAPIHEDDIAAVAERTLLDDGHEGAVHRLTGPEAITTSEQIAAIGRATGRDLTFTEVPPDEAGPELFPQAPPEFVRALLKTFADAVDVPPEITTTVEKITGTPARAFARWAEDHAADFRKVQDAGGPGGGAGSR, encoded by the coding sequence GTGATCGCAGTTACCGGCGCCACCGGCAATGTCGGCCGCGCCCTCGTCGAACGTCTCACCGCCGCCCACCATCCCGTGCGCGCCCTCACCCGTGACCCGGAGCGCGCGGGGCTGCCCGGGAGCGCCGAGGTGGTGAAGTTCCGGCCTGACGACGCGGCCGCCCTGTTCGAGGGGACGACCAGGCTGTTCCTCTACGTGCAGGCGGCCGGCCCGCACACCCCCGCCCTGCTCGCCGCCGCCCGCGAGGCTGGTGTGCGGCACGTCGTCCTGCTCTCCTCCGGCATCATCGAGGACGGCGCCGACGAGACCCACCCCATCCACGTCATGCACGCGACGGCCGAACGCCAGATCCGGGACAGCGGCCTCGCGTGGACCTTCCTGCGCCCCAACGCCTTCGCCGCGAACGCCCTCCAGTGGGCCCGTCAGCTCCGTACCGGCGACACGGTCCGCGGCGTCTACGCGAACATGGTCACGGCCCCCATCCACGAGGACGACATCGCCGCCGTCGCCGAACGGACCCTCCTCGACGACGGCCACGAAGGCGCCGTCCACCGCCTCACCGGGCCCGAAGCGATCACCACCAGCGAACAGATCGCCGCGATCGGCCGGGCGACCGGCCGCGACCTGACCTTCACCGAGGTCCCGCCGGACGAGGCGGGACCCGAACTGTTCCCCCAGGCCCCGCCGGAGTTCGTGCGAGCCCTCCTGAAGACCTTCGCGGACGCCGTCGACGTCCCACCGGAGATCACCACCACGGTGGAGAAGATCACCGGCACCCCCGCTCGCGCCTTCGCCCGCTGGGCCGAGGACCACGCCGCCGACTTCCGGAAGGTCCAGGACGCAGGCGGGCCCGGGGGCGGTGCCGGGAGCCGGTGA
- a CDS encoding cell division protein SepF yields MSRYDVTDEQWEGLAQVVPLRGRDAWPSAVNHRAMPDADTETRRRFVVLRVNVFADAREVAETLMAGIPVLLDLSSAEGEVAKRVLDFSTGVVFGLGSGMHRVDRNVFLLTPPGTEVSGLMEASGG; encoded by the coding sequence GTGAGCCGTTACGACGTCACCGATGAACAGTGGGAAGGGCTCGCCCAGGTCGTGCCGCTGCGGGGCCGGGACGCGTGGCCGTCCGCGGTGAACCACCGCGCGATGCCGGACGCCGACACGGAGACGCGGCGGCGGTTCGTCGTCCTGCGGGTCAACGTGTTCGCGGACGCCCGGGAAGTCGCCGAGACGCTGATGGCCGGGATTCCGGTGCTGCTGGACCTGTCCAGCGCGGAGGGCGAGGTCGCCAAGCGCGTCCTCGACTTCAGTACCGGCGTCGTCTTCGGCCTGGGCAGTGGGATGCACCGGGTGGACCGGAATGTTTTCCTGCTGACGCCACCCGGGACCGAGGTCAGCGGGCTGATGGAGGCGTCCGGAGGATGA
- a CDS encoding AAA family ATPase produces the protein MAVSSAPAGPPVPAVPAVAVVPAVPDVPVVPYGSSTGALAASGSSVGSDPGVSCSAPVVPAQFARSTAPVGPASGGAPVDVRARITELRLSAFAGHRRAAFPLGAVTLFAGPSGAGKSTAFGALEALARLGSGAPLAQVFADPLAWVPERARPDAEGRRGFRIGCTADGAEGPVLLDLAVQAEPCLRIVGERLTAGGVVLLQTALRDPARRAVQAAWHTAGSSPVTRAPLPDDRLGTALLPLRVAGKTDGQRQVLAAAEQMVVALRSVFVCDPRPEHMRLPVPTGSGRLLAGCGNLADVLARTRSECGRRHARLVELLRAGCVGPVADLVADRMPDGTVRALLDRGDGHRTELVRLGDGELRYIALALVLLTGPGVLDVDAPGEVPDALRTLTVLADGLDRCLDPGQRRELLRAAALMGERGHIRCVGAVNDASWAVGTRGVTVVHLSA, from the coding sequence ATGGCCGTGTCTTCCGCGCCCGCCGGGCCGCCCGTACCCGCCGTGCCCGCCGTAGCCGTCGTACCCGCCGTGCCCGACGTACCCGTCGTGCCGTACGGGTCCTCGACGGGCGCCCTCGCGGCGTCCGGATCCTCCGTGGGTTCCGATCCCGGGGTGTCGTGCTCCGCGCCCGTCGTGCCGGCGCAGTTCGCCCGGAGTACGGCTCCGGTCGGACCGGCTTCCGGGGGTGCTCCCGTCGACGTACGCGCCCGGATCACCGAGTTACGGCTGTCCGCGTTCGCCGGGCACCGGCGGGCCGCGTTCCCGCTGGGGGCCGTCACGCTGTTCGCGGGGCCGAGCGGGGCGGGGAAGTCGACCGCGTTCGGCGCGCTGGAGGCGCTGGCCCGGCTCGGGAGCGGGGCGCCGCTGGCGCAGGTGTTCGCGGACCCGCTCGCGTGGGTGCCGGAGCGGGCGCGGCCCGACGCGGAGGGCCGGCGGGGTTTCCGGATCGGCTGTACGGCCGACGGAGCCGAGGGGCCGGTCCTGCTCGACCTCGCCGTACAGGCCGAGCCCTGTCTGCGGATCGTGGGCGAGCGGCTGACCGCGGGCGGAGTCGTCCTGCTGCAGACCGCGCTGCGCGATCCCGCCCGCCGGGCCGTGCAGGCGGCCTGGCACACCGCGGGCTCCTCGCCGGTGACCCGCGCCCCGCTGCCCGACGACCGGCTCGGCACCGCCCTGCTGCCGCTGCGCGTGGCGGGCAAGACGGACGGGCAGCGGCAGGTGCTCGCCGCGGCCGAGCAGATGGTCGTCGCGCTGCGCTCCGTCTTCGTCTGCGATCCGCGTCCCGAGCACATGCGCCTCCCCGTCCCGACGGGCTCGGGACGCCTGCTGGCCGGCTGCGGCAACCTGGCCGACGTGCTGGCCCGTACCCGGTCGGAGTGCGGGCGCCGGCACGCCCGCCTGGTCGAGTTGCTCCGCGCGGGCTGCGTGGGCCCGGTGGCCGACCTGGTCGCCGACCGGATGCCCGACGGCACGGTGCGGGCGCTGCTCGACCGGGGCGACGGCCACCGGACCGAGCTGGTCCGGCTCGGCGACGGTGAGCTGCGCTACATCGCGCTGGCCCTGGTGCTGCTGACCGGGCCGGGCGTCCTGGACGTGGACGCGCCCGGCGAGGTGCCCGACGCGCTGCGCACCCTCACGGTCCTGGCCGACGGCCTCGACCGGTGCCTCGACCCGGGGCAGCGCCGCGAACTGCTGCGGGCGGCGGCCCTGATGGGCGAGCGTGGCCACATCCGCTGCGTGGGCGCGGTGAACGACGCCTCGTGGGCGGTGGGGACGCGGGGCGTCACGGTGGTACACCTGAGCGCGTGA
- a CDS encoding nucleotide pyrophosphohydrolase, translated as MTEHSDLAGLQRRLAEFAAVRDWQPYHTPKNLVSALSVEASELLEIFQWLTPEQSARVMDDPGTAHRVTDEIADVLAYLLQLCEVLGVDPIAALSAKIDRNEHRFPAPGSEGEGTS; from the coding sequence GTGACGGAACACTCTGACCTGGCCGGACTCCAGCGCAGGCTGGCCGAGTTCGCGGCGGTGCGCGACTGGCAGCCCTACCACACGCCCAAGAACCTCGTGTCGGCCCTCAGCGTGGAGGCCTCCGAACTGCTGGAGATCTTCCAGTGGCTGACCCCCGAGCAGTCGGCCCGGGTGATGGACGACCCCGGCACCGCCCACCGTGTCACCGACGAGATCGCCGACGTCCTCGCCTACCTCCTCCAGCTCTGCGAGGTCCTCGGCGTCGACCCGATTGCCGCGCTGTCCGCCAAGATCGACCGCAATGAACACCGCTTTCCGGCACCGGGGTCGGAAGGCGAGGGCACCTCGTAA
- a CDS encoding DUF6099 family protein, whose product MDAMRLIEASRRALTGGADAAEAMAEVWQAQALAQAIGSRLAVSGPPELRGEALGLTELAGRGCGVLDPPDLDPGDLRAAQLTELADARQTLLSLGGLLGEVGMALVGMASAAADEATYWQCMEAIDAADESRDRVLEMLRKLAAREEAELREREMG is encoded by the coding sequence ATGGATGCGATGCGGCTCATCGAGGCGAGCAGGCGGGCCCTGACCGGGGGTGCCGACGCGGCCGAGGCGATGGCGGAGGTGTGGCAGGCCCAGGCGCTGGCGCAGGCGATCGGCAGCCGGCTCGCGGTGTCCGGGCCGCCCGAGCTGCGGGGTGAGGCCCTGGGGCTGACCGAGCTGGCGGGCCGCGGCTGCGGCGTCCTGGACCCTCCGGACCTGGACCCCGGCGACCTGCGCGCCGCCCAGCTCACCGAACTGGCCGACGCCCGCCAGACCCTCCTCAGCCTCGGCGGACTGCTCGGCGAGGTGGGCATGGCCCTGGTCGGGATGGCCAGTGCCGCGGCCGACGAGGCGACGTACTGGCAGTGCATGGAGGCCATCGACGCGGCTGACGAGTCCCGCGACCGGGTCCTGGAAATGCTGCGCAAGCTGGCGGCACGGGAGGAGGCGGAGCTGCGCGAGCGCGAGATGGGGTGA
- a CDS encoding LLM class F420-dependent oxidoreductase, giving the protein MDLRIFTEPQQGATYDTLLTVAKATEDLGFDGFFRSDHYLRMGDVSGLPGPTDAWITLAGLARETERIRLGTLMTAATFRLPAVLAIQVAQVDQMSGGRVELGLGAGWFEEEHKAYGIPFPKEKFARLEEQLEIVTGLWATEAGKSFDFHGTYYDLTDSPALPKPAQRKVPVIIGGHGATRTPRLAARYADEFNIPFASVEDSARQFGRVRAAAEEAGRAADDLTYSNALVVCVGRDDQEVARRAEVIGRDVDELKANGLAGSPAEVVDKIARYAAIGSERLYLQTLDLHDLDQLELISTQVMPQLP; this is encoded by the coding sequence ATGGACCTGCGCATCTTCACCGAGCCCCAGCAGGGGGCGACCTACGACACGTTGCTCACCGTGGCGAAGGCCACCGAAGACCTTGGATTCGACGGTTTTTTCCGTTCTGACCACTATTTGCGCATGGGGGACGTGAGCGGCCTGCCGGGCCCCACCGACGCCTGGATCACGCTGGCCGGCCTGGCCCGCGAGACCGAGCGCATCCGCCTGGGCACCCTCATGACCGCGGCCACCTTCCGGCTGCCCGCCGTGCTCGCCATCCAGGTGGCCCAGGTCGACCAGATGTCCGGCGGCCGCGTGGAACTGGGCCTCGGTGCGGGCTGGTTCGAGGAGGAGCACAAGGCGTACGGCATTCCGTTCCCGAAGGAGAAGTTCGCGCGCCTGGAGGAGCAGCTGGAGATCGTCACCGGCCTGTGGGCGACGGAGGCCGGCAAGAGCTTCGACTTCCACGGCACGTACTACGACCTCACCGACTCGCCCGCGCTGCCCAAGCCGGCCCAGCGCAAGGTCCCGGTGATCATCGGCGGCCACGGCGCGACCCGTACTCCGCGCCTCGCGGCCCGTTATGCGGATGAGTTCAACATCCCCTTCGCCTCGGTCGAGGACTCCGCGCGCCAGTTCGGCCGGGTACGCGCCGCCGCCGAGGAGGCGGGCCGCGCCGCGGACGACCTGACCTACTCCAACGCGCTCGTGGTGTGCGTTGGCCGCGACGACCAGGAGGTCGCCCGGCGCGCCGAGGTGATCGGCCGCGACGTCGACGAGCTGAAGGCCAACGGCCTGGCCGGCTCCCCGGCCGAGGTCGTCGACAAGATCGCCCGCTACGCCGCGATCGGTTCCGAGCGGCTCTACCTCCAGACCCTCGACCTGCACGACCTCGACCAGCTGGAGCTGATCTCGACCCAGGTCATGCCGCAGCTGCCGTAG